The proteins below are encoded in one region of Pseudomonas putida S13.1.2:
- a CDS encoding enoyl-CoA hydratase, which produces MSDSLTAPVLLEYPAPGVALVRLNRPHATNALSLELQALLSHYFIELGSNADVRCILLTGGDKVFAAGGDINSLAGVGPIDIYQRHTERVWAPIQHCPKPVIAAVCGYAYGGGCELAMLADIIVAGQSARFCQPEIKIGIMPGIGGTQRLVRAVGKAKAMRMALAGQPITAEEAWIAGLVSEVVADYQVLAHGLKLAQVVAAMPPLAAEQIKEVILAGMDAPLEAGLALERKANALLFASRDQKEGMQAFIDKRPARFEGH; this is translated from the coding sequence ATGTCCGATTCACTTACCGCGCCGGTGCTGCTGGAGTACCCGGCCCCAGGTGTTGCCCTGGTGCGGCTCAACCGCCCGCACGCCACCAATGCCCTGAGCCTGGAGCTGCAGGCGCTGCTGTCGCACTACTTCATTGAGCTGGGGAGCAATGCTGATGTGCGCTGCATTCTGCTGACCGGCGGCGACAAGGTGTTCGCCGCCGGGGGCGATATCAACAGCCTGGCCGGTGTGGGTCCGATTGATATCTATCAGCGCCACACCGAGCGGGTCTGGGCGCCGATCCAGCACTGCCCTAAACCTGTGATCGCGGCGGTATGCGGTTACGCCTATGGCGGTGGCTGCGAGCTGGCGATGCTCGCCGATATCATTGTTGCCGGGCAAAGTGCACGCTTCTGCCAGCCGGAGATCAAGATCGGGATCATGCCCGGGATTGGCGGCACCCAGCGTTTGGTGAGGGCGGTCGGCAAGGCCAAGGCGATGCGGATGGCGCTGGCCGGTCAGCCGATCACGGCTGAGGAGGCCTGGATTGCGGGGCTGGTCAGTGAGGTGGTGGCCGACTATCAGGTGCTCGCGCACGGCCTGAAGTTGGCCCAGGTGGTTGCGGCAATGCCGCCGTTGGCTGCCGAGCAGATCAAAGAGGTGATTCTTGCGGGGATGGATGCGCCGCTGGAAGCGGGTTTGGCGCTGGAGCGCAAGGCCAATGCCTTGTTGTTTGCCTCACG
- a CDS encoding bifunctional MaoC family dehydratase N-terminal/OB-fold nucleic acid binding domain-containing protein, with protein sequence MADPELLSKVRALVGRQYGRVNAWDDVNAPMIRQWCEVIGLENPLYTDPVAAANSSNDGIIAPPPMLQIWCMEGFHINNYAPGSTTENPYEVLGVIESYGYPSVVAVNSELTFERNLRLGEKLYYTTRLDSVGEEKTTGLGTGFFVTLVMSYFSQQATGDEKVGELLFRVFKFRPANAHKVQAQPQAVAEPAQAKRPAPGVSDDTRFFWDGCKEGKLLIQRCTQCSTLRHPPAPVCIECHCFDWDTQQASGKGRLYSFVVMHYPQVAPFDHPNPIGLIELDEGVRLIAGLVGVKREDISIGQRVEVEFQTFDDDLALPMFRPAAE encoded by the coding sequence TTGGCTGATCCAGAATTGCTATCCAAAGTGCGCGCCCTGGTTGGGCGCCAATACGGTCGTGTGAACGCCTGGGACGACGTCAATGCGCCAATGATTCGCCAGTGGTGCGAAGTCATCGGCCTTGAAAACCCGCTCTACACCGACCCCGTAGCAGCTGCCAACAGCAGCAATGACGGCATCATCGCGCCGCCACCCATGCTGCAGATCTGGTGCATGGAAGGCTTTCACATCAATAACTACGCACCAGGCTCGACCACCGAAAACCCCTATGAAGTGCTCGGTGTGATCGAAAGCTATGGCTACCCGTCGGTGGTGGCGGTGAATTCTGAGCTGACCTTCGAGCGCAACCTGCGCCTGGGCGAAAAGCTCTACTACACCACGCGCCTGGACTCGGTCGGCGAGGAAAAGACCACCGGCCTTGGCACTGGCTTTTTTGTCACCCTGGTCATGAGCTACTTCTCGCAGCAGGCCACGGGCGACGAAAAAGTCGGCGAGCTGTTGTTCCGGGTGTTCAAGTTCCGCCCGGCCAACGCGCACAAGGTCCAGGCGCAGCCCCAGGCCGTGGCCGAGCCGGCGCAGGCGAAGCGTCCGGCGCCCGGTGTCAGCGACGACACACGGTTTTTCTGGGACGGCTGCAAGGAAGGCAAGCTGTTGATCCAGCGGTGTACGCAGTGCAGCACCTTGCGCCATCCGCCGGCACCGGTGTGCATCGAGTGCCATTGCTTCGACTGGGATACCCAGCAGGCCAGCGGCAAGGGCCGGTTGTACTCCTTCGTGGTGATGCACTACCCGCAGGTGGCCCCGTTCGATCACCCCAACCCGATCGGTCTGATCGAACTGGACGAGGGCGTACGCCTGATCGCCGGCCTGGTTGGCGTCAAACGTGAAGACATCAGCATTGGCCAGCGTGTGGAGGTCGAGTTTCAGACCTTCGATGACGACCTGGCGCTGCCGATGTTCCGTCCAGCGGCAGAGTAG
- a CDS encoding SDR family oxidoreductase, producing MSGHSGLDYNGKVVLVTGGTKGIGAGIARSFLAAGAKVIVCGRNLPEQLPSVAQGQADFIAADVRDQASLQGLFDSIRSKYGRLDVLVNNAGGSPSADAARASPRFHEGIIRLNLIAPLNVAQQANLLMQAQADGGCIVFIGSISGLRASPGTAAYGAAKAGVLALVQSLAAEWAPKVRVVAISPGLVRTELAHLHYGDEQGIAAVSAGIPAGRMAVPEDIGNACLYIASPLAIYASGCNLLLHGGGERPAYLGAAQATPH from the coding sequence ATGAGTGGTCACTCGGGGCTGGATTACAACGGCAAGGTGGTACTGGTCACCGGCGGAACCAAAGGCATTGGCGCTGGCATTGCCCGCAGCTTTCTGGCCGCCGGGGCCAAGGTGATCGTGTGTGGGCGCAACCTGCCCGAGCAATTGCCGAGCGTGGCTCAGGGCCAGGCGGACTTCATCGCCGCCGACGTGCGCGACCAGGCCTCCTTGCAAGGCCTGTTTGACAGCATCCGCAGCAAATACGGCCGCCTCGATGTGCTGGTCAACAACGCCGGCGGCAGCCCCTCGGCCGACGCCGCTAGGGCCTCGCCGCGTTTTCATGAGGGGATTATCCGCCTCAACCTGATTGCACCGCTCAATGTCGCCCAGCAAGCCAACCTGCTGATGCAGGCCCAGGCCGACGGCGGTTGCATCGTGTTTATTGGCAGCATCAGCGGCCTGCGTGCCTCGCCAGGCACAGCAGCGTACGGCGCAGCCAAGGCCGGCGTGTTGGCCCTGGTGCAGTCGCTAGCAGCGGAGTGGGCGCCAAAGGTGCGGGTGGTGGCGATAAGCCCAGGCCTGGTGCGCACCGAGCTTGCCCATCTGCACTATGGCGACGAGCAAGGTATCGCTGCGGTCAGCGCCGGTATCCCGGCCGGGCGCATGGCGGTGCCCGAGGACATCGGCAACGCCTGCCTCTATATCGCTTCACCGCTGGCCATTTACGCCAGCGGTTGCAACCTGTTGCTGCATGGCGGTGGTGAACGCCCGGCTTATCTCGGTGCGGCGCAGGCTACCCCGCACTGA